Proteins co-encoded in one Medicago truncatula cultivar Jemalong A17 chromosome 8, MtrunA17r5.0-ANR, whole genome shotgun sequence genomic window:
- the LOC25501658 gene encoding BTB/POZ domain-containing protein At5g66560, producing MSSAEKPSSKGQAWFCTTGLPSDIVVEVDDMTFHLHKFPLMSKSRKLHNLITQQEEAEAITHSTVPEEEEDEDEIVEEQCHVTFTDFPGGSEAFEMAAKFCYGVKMELSPSNVASLRCAGEFLEMTEEYSEDNLISKTDKFLSQNVLKSLGNSIKTLKSCEKLFPMAEDLGITERCIESVISRASSADPALFGWPVSEAAASASKQILWNGIDAAGRRNGAGAGDSWFEDLALLRVPLFKRLILAMKDAELNPEIIETCVMYYAKKYIPGVSRSSRKPLPSSSSVSSEAEQKEILETVVMNLPPEKNLNSSTATRFLFGLLRTANILNASESCRNALEKKIGLQLEEATLDDLLVPSYSYLNETLYDVDCVERILSHFLNSFEARNSTAGVVTVAEVIEEGEAAESRSPAMMLVGKLIDGYLSEIASDANLKPERFYNFAISLPDQARLFDDGLYRAVDVYLKAHPWVSEAEREKICGLLDCQKLTLEACTHAAQNERLPLRAVVQVLFFEQLQLRHAIAETLISAETGAEISRHSATLEGVEEGNGEVLRLGLGLESEHVQQEGNSTWRVAVRENQVLRLDMDSMRTRVHQLERECSSMKRVIEKIEKPTAANGGGWRTSLGKKLGCKFKTQVCDSHQSAVVDMRKGKHRSSQQHHAHHE from the exons ATGTCATCTGCAGAAAAGCCCAGCTCTAAAGGGCAAGCATG GTTTTGTACAACTGGATTACCAAGTGacattgttgttgaagtagatGATATGACCTTTCATCTTCACAAG TTTCCACTTATGTCAAAAAGTAGAAAGCTTCACAACCTAATAACCCAACAAGAAGAAGCAGAAGCAATAACACATTCCACAGTcccagaagaagaagaagatgaagacgaAATCGTCGAAGAACAATGTCATGTAACATTCACCGATTTCCCCGGTGGCTCTGAGGCGTTTGAGATGGCGGCTAAATTCTGCTATGGTGTTAAAATGGAACTGTCACCTTCCAATGTAGCTTCACTCCGTTGCGCCGGTGAGTTTCTTGAGATGACTGAAGAGTATTCCGAGGATAATCTCATTTCCAAAACAGACAAGTTTCTCTCTCAAAACGTTCTCAAAAGCCTTGGAAATTCAATCAAAACGCTAAAGTCATGTGAAAAGTTGTTTCCTATGGCGGAAGATTTAGGAATTACTGAGAGATGTATTGAGTCTGTAATCTCCAGAGCTTCATCGGCGGATCCTGCGTTGTTCGGTTGGCCGGTGAGTGAAGCCGCCGCATCTGCATCTAAACAGATTCTTTGGAATGGAATTGATGCTGCAGGAAGAAGAAATGGCGCCGGCGCCGGAGACTCTTGGTTTGAAGATCTGGCGCTTCTCCGTGTACCTCTATTCAAACGATTGATTCTTGCGATGAAAGACGCAGAGCTGAATCCTGAAATTATTGAAACTTGTGTAATGTATTACGCTAAGAAGTACATTCCTGGCGTTTCGAGATCGAGTCGAAAACCATTACCGTCGTCTTCCTCCgtttcatcagaagcagaacaGAAAGAGATACTAGAAACAGTTGTTATGAATCTTCCACCGGAAAAGAATCTGAATTCGTCAACAGCAACAAGGTTTCTATTTGGATTGTTACGAACTGCGAATATACTAAACGCTTCAGAATCATGTAGAAACGCTTTGGAGAAGAAAATAGGGTTACAGCTTGAAGAAGCAACACTCGATGATCTTCTTGTACCAAGTTATTCGTATCTGAACGAAACGCTTTATGATGTTGATTGTGTAGAGAGGATTTTATCTCACTTTCTGAATAGCTTTGAAGCAAGAAACTCCACTGCCGGTGTAGTGACGGTTGCAGAAGTAATCGAAGAAGGAGAAGCTGCTGAATCGAGATCTCCGGCGATGATGCTCGTCGGAAAACTCATTGATGGTTATCTCTCCGAAATAGCTTCAGATGCGAATCTGAAGCCGGAGAGATTTTACAATTTCGCAATTTCTCTTCCGGATCAAGCTAGACTCTTCGACGACGGTTTATACCGCGCCGTCGATGTCTATCTCAAG GCACATCCATGGGTTTCAGAAGCGGAGAGGGAGAAGATATGTGGATTATTGGATTGTCAGAAGCTAACATTAGAAGCCTGCACACACGCGGCACAAAATGAAAGGCTTCCACTACGCGCTGTGGTTCAAGTACTTTTCTTCGAACAGCTTCAACTCCGCCATGCCATCGCTGAGACATTGATCTCAGCGGAGACGGGTGCGGAGATAAGCCGTCATTCGGCTACACTGGAAGGTGTAGAGGAAGGAAATGGGGAAGTGTTaaggttagggttagggttagaGTCAGAGCACGTGCAGCAGGAAGGGAACAGCACGTGGCGTGTCGCGGTGAGGGAGAATCAAGTGTTACGCCTGGATATGGATAGCATGAGGACTCGGGTGCATCAACTCGAACGGGAATGTTCTTCAATGAAGAGAGTAATTGAAAAGATTGAAAAACCTACTGCCGCGAACGGCGGTGGATGGAGGACATCGTTGGGAAAGAAGCTTGGTTGTAAGTTTAAAACTCAGGTTTGTGATTCCCATCAATCAGCGGTTGTTGATATGCGCAAGGGAAAGCATCGTAGCTCGCAGCAGCATCATGCTCATCATGAATGA
- the LOC25501661 gene encoding AT-hook motif nuclear-localized protein 22 codes for MEPILIKIAAGSDVVETLINLARRREAGIVILSGSGIVTDVTLHKLESDSLDVIEGLSNMTSLSGYFIVEGGFVPPLTMNIVSPLSSFSICLFDNRGQVFGGKIGGKVMAAGAVLVTAAFILNPTFHRFGVVNGRVQEMENDDPEDVGGVVVNDDDGHAP; via the coding sequence ATGGAACCAATTCTCATTAAGATCGCTGCTGGGAGTGATGTTGTGGAAACACTCATCAACTTGGCTCGGCGTCGTGAAGCTGGAATCGTTATTTTGAGTGGTTCCGGTATTGTCACTGATGTTACACTTCACAAACTCGAGTCTGATTCCCTTGATGTCATCGAAGGATTGTCCAATATGACATCACTATCTGGATACTTCATTGTTGAGGGTGGTTTCGTACCTCCCCTGACCATGAACATTGTCTCGCCATTATCCTCTTTCTCCATTTGCCTCTTCGACAATCGTGGACAAGTGTTTGGAGGGAAAATTGGTGGAAAGGTTATGGCTGCTGGTGCTGTTTTGGTTACAGCCGCTTTTATTCTGAACCCAACATTTCATAGGTTTGGTGTAGTCAATGGAAGGGTACAAGAAATGGAAAATGATGACCCAGAAGATGTTGGTGGTGTTGTCgtcaatgatgatgatggtcATGCACCATAA
- the LOC25501662 gene encoding wall-associated receptor kinase-like 14, with translation MFHHHLHHKSKLLSIFIIFITIFITVTTAEQNKTDCVQRCGKQSVKYPFGFSEGCKIKLNCSINKELKIGELKVQEVNSDSIFISLPAKCNRSISFINQLFDKNYAPTWNNTFLVQDCSASNYSGCVIPASSFVGKQIEGCDGSRRSDNINCFTQLQRRRPREDVLALEDWKKIECNFLFSAIAFDNSKVNEAPLQFQVVELGWWLEGSCPRCSRDANCTEVHLAEGKQGFRCRCHKGFVGDGFVNGSRCRRVSRCSPSTLGSSKCGKALRIGVLLGVITVGASITAVLSLLCYFAKRRSSWLTKQLTVKRLLREAAGNYIVPLYPYKEIEKATNFFSEKHRLGTGAYGTVYAGNLHSDELVAIKKIRYRDTNSVDQVMNEIKLLSSVSHPNLVRLLGCCIEKGEHILVYEYMPNGTLSQHLQRERGGVLPWTIRLTIASETANAIAFLHSSNPPIYHRDIKSSNILLDFSFHSKVADFGLSRLGMTETSHISTAPQGTPGYVDPQYHQNFHLSDKSDVYSFGVVLVEIITAMKVVDFGRPQSEINLAALAVEKIRKGRIDDIIDPFLDLNRDAWTLYSVQKVAELAFRCLAFHSDVRPSMIEVAEELDHIRRSGWATMEETICMGSSVGSACSSPRSNRNENLVSQNEILVVPQKTNSFLQSIEEVKDSSPVSVHGTWSSRPSSPSTNSLLGNVVQ, from the exons ATGttccatcatcatcttcatcacaaGTCAAAGCTTCTTTctattttcatcatcttcatcacaaTCTTCATAACAGTAACAACTGCTGAACAAAACAAAACTGACTGTGTTCAAAGATGTGGAAAACAATCTGTTAAGTATCCATTTGGATTTTCCGAAGGTTGTAAAATCAAACTAAACTGCAGCATCAATAAAGAACTCAAGATTGGTGAACTGAAAGTTCAAGAAGTGAATTCTGATAGTATATTCATATCTTTACCAGCAAAATGTAACCGTAGCATAAGTTTCATAAACCAACTTTTCGACAAAAACTATGCTCCAACATGGAACAACACGTTCCTCGTACAAGATTGTAGTGCTTCAAACTACAGTGGTTGTGTTATTCCAGCTTCGAGTTTCGTTGGAAAACAGATAGAAGGTTGTGATGGTTCAAGAAGAAGTGATAATATCAATTGTTTCACGCAGTTGCAGCGTCGAAGACCGCGTGAAGATGTTCTTGCTCTTGAAGATTGGAagaaaattgaatgcaattttttgttttctgccATTGCTTTTGATAACAGTAAAGTCAACGAGGCTCCACTTCAGTTTCAGGTTGTTGAGTTAGGATGGTGGCTAGAAGGTTCTTGTCCACGATGTTCTCGAGATGCTAACTGTACAGAGGTTCATCTTGCCGAAGGAAAACAAGGTTTCCGGTGTCGCTGCCACAAAGGTTTCGTCGGAGATGGATTTGTCAACGGTTCTCGTTGCCGGAGAG TTTCACGTTGCAGTCCTTCAACACTTGGGTCTAGCAAATGTGGAAAGGCACTCAGAATTGGTGTACTTCTTGGAG TGATCACAGTTGGAGCCTCCATAACAGCTGTACTGTCTCTACTATGCTACTTCGCCAAACGTCGTTCGTCATGGCTGACAAAACAATTGACGGTAAAGCGTCTATTAAGAGAAGCTGCAGGCAACTACATTGTTCCTCTCTATCCCTACAAAGAAATAGAGAAAGCCACAAATTTTTTCTCGGAAAAACACAGGTTAGGAACCGGTGCTTATGGCACGGTTTACGCCGGAAACCTTCACAGTGATGAATTGGttgctataaaaaaaatcaggtaTAGAGACACCAACAGTGTTGACCAAgttatgaatgaaatcaagctCCTTTCTTCGGTTAGTCACCCGAATTTAGTACGCCTTTTAGGTTGTTGCATAGAAAAAGGAGAGCATATACTTGTTTATGAGTATATGCCAAATGGAACACTATCGCAACATTTACAAAGAGAAAGAGGTGGAGTACTTCCTTGGACAATAAGACTCACCATTGCCTCTGAAACTGCTAATGCTATAGCATTTCTCCATTCTTCAAATCCTCCAATTTATCATAGAGACATAAAATCTAGTAATATACTTTTGGACTTTAGCTTTCATTCGAAAGTAGCAGATTTCGGACTTTCCAGACTTGGCATGACAGAAACATCACATATCTCAACCGCGCCTCAAGGGACTCCGGGTTATGTTGATCCACAATATCACCAAAACTTTCATCTTTCTGATAAAAGTGATGTCTATAGTTTCGGAGTTGTTTTGGTAGAGATAATAACAGCAATGAAAGTGGTTGATTTTGGTAGACCTCAGAGTGAGATTAATTTGGCAGCACTTGCTGTTGAAAAGATTAGAAAAGGTCGTATTGACGACATCATAGATCCTTTCCTTGATCTAAATAGGGATGCTTGGACACTCTATTCTGTTCAAAAGGTAGCTGAGCTTGCATTTAGATGCCTCGCTTTTCATAGCGACGTGAGGCCTAGTATGATTGAGGTTGCTGAGGAGCTAGATCATATCAGACGTAGCGGATGGGCAACGATGGAGGAAACTATATGCATGGGATCATCGGTTGGATCCGCATGCTCATCGCCTCGTAGTAATAGAAATGAGAATCTAGTCTCACAGAATGAGATATTGGTTGTTCCACAAAAGACTAATAGTTTTTTGCAATCAATAGAGGAGGTGAAGGATAGTTCCCCTGTATCTGTTCATGGTACTTGGTCAAGTAGACCTAGCTCACCTTCAACAAACAGTTTGCTGGGAAACGTTGTTCAGTGA
- the LOC25501663 gene encoding uncharacterized protein, which yields MAFRISRSESALTSERDQKESIDQQHIDIRDNIKDSTTIGDGISSELHLKSPSQTLDKHVVLRRIKQRKSYNKAKNAFEALLGALKTNPNTTQEQKWLQHDDTFSSP from the coding sequence ATGGCTTTTAGGATTTCTAGATCTGAATCAGCTTTGACTTCAGAGAGGGATCAGAAGGAGAGTATTGATCAACAACACATAGATATAAGGGACAATATTAAGGACTCTACGACAATTGGTGATGGCATCTCAAGCGAGCTCCACTTGAAATCCCCTTCTCAAACATTGGATAAACATGTTGTTCTTCGACGCATCAAGCAACGCAAGTCCTATAACAAAGCCAAAAACGCTTTTGAAGCTCTTCTAGGAGCATTGAAAACCAACCCAAACACTACACAAGAACAGAAGTGGCTCCAACATGATGACACTTTCTCTTCTCCTTAA